In Fimbriimonadaceae bacterium, the genomic window CTGGTCGCGCAGGCCTATGCGGTCCTTCAGTGCCGCGTAGGTCACCGGCATCGTGGCCGTCGAACTCGCCGTGGAGAACGCCATGACCAGCGCGTCGCGTCCGCCGCGAATCACGTCAAGCGGACGCACCCATGATCCAAACCGGATGCGGATCAGATAATAGGCGGCCTGGATCGCGAGCGCGAGCAGCACGCTGAGGACAAAGATGCTCAGCGCTTGAAACTGCGCGAAGCCTTCCGTGCCTACGATGCTCGCCACGATGCCGAAAACGGCCAGAGGCACCACGGTGATGATCCAGTGCAAAATCTTAATCAGCGACTCCAGAATCAGTTCGACCAGGTGCTCGACCGTTCCGAGGGGACGATGACGTTCCTTGCGCAGGGCCATGCCGAAGGCCACGGCGACGAAGATGACCCCGATCACTTTCCCGTCGTCACCCAGAGGTCCAAGTAGGCTCTTAGGCACATTCTCGATAAATGCCGTGAGCGGATTTGCCGTCTGCGTGGTTTCAACGGCGGGCTCTGAGGGCGCGAGCCCCGCACCTCGTCCTGGTTGGATGACGTTGGCAACGGTCAGTCCAACGGTGATCGCCACCAAAGTGTTCATCAGCAGCAATCGTGGCAGGCGTGCGGCCAGTGGCCCGCCGAGATGTGTCGTCATGAAGGTGTGCACAATCGCGGCAAGAATCAGCGGAGGCGCGAGCGCGCCGAGGAGGCGAAGCACCAACTTGCCGGGCGTTGCCAGCAAGGCAGCCTGGCTGCCCAACGCAAGGCCTGCCGCGACGCCCAGTACCACGCCGATGACGATGCGTCCATACAGCGGGATCTGCTGCCATCGTGCAACCAGGCCCGTGTGAGGGGTGACGATGGCCGAGCTTTCCAAAGTATTATCGTCCACGAGCTAGTGCTCCGA contains:
- a CDS encoding dicarboxylate/amino acid:cation symporter produces the protein MDDNTLESSAIVTPHTGLVARWQQIPLYGRIVIGVVLGVAAGLALGSQAALLATPGKLVLRLLGALAPPLILAAIVHTFMTTHLGGPLAARLPRLLLMNTLVAITVGLTVANVIQPGRGAGLAPSEPAVETTQTANPLTAFIENVPKSLLGPLGDDGKVIGVIFVAVAFGMALRKERHRPLGTVEHLVELILESLIKILHWIITVVPLAVFGIVASIVGTEGFAQFQALSIFVLSVLLALAIQAAYYLIRIRFGSWVRPLDVIRGGRDALVMAFSTASSTATMPVTYAALKDRIGLRDQSASMGALVGANFNNDGTALYEAMAALFIAQMIGLDLSAHQQLMVVLTSII